CCCTCGCGTGCTGAGTGGCTCATGATCCGCGTCAGTCTCCTTTGCCGGGGCCGGGGGCCGTTTCCGGTCCCGGTGGGGCCCGCTCTCCGGTCGGCGGCTTCCGGGCCCGTTCCCAGCTTGCGCCGACCGGTCCGGGCTGTCGCGGCGGCGGTCAGGAGTCCGGGCCGCCCAAAGTGGGCCCGGTGAGGTGCCGCAGGAAGAACGCGGCGGCACCCGCGCCGGTCCGTTTCCGTGCGTCCTCGTCGCCCTCCACGTGCTCGAAGAAGTCCTCGTGCCGGACACCCGGACCGGCGCAGACCCCGGTGATCCCGGGAACGTGTGCCAGATACGGCGCGGTGTCCTCCGCGTACGGGGTGATGGTGTCGGCCCCGCCCCAGTGGATCTCCACCGGAATCCGGATCGCCGCCAGGCTCTGGGGCGTCACCAGCGAACCCAGGCCGGGCGCCACCTGGAAGACGGCCCGCACGCGAGGGTCGGACACGTTCGCCCCGGAGTCCTGGACGGCCGCCGCCAGCTCCTCGGCCGACCGCTTCTTCCGCAGGGCCGCGATCAGGGCGGGGAACTCCGGGATCAACGGCTCCGGCACCTTCCCGTCGAGCATGGCCGCCACCAGGTCCCGGTCGACCCGCGCCCCGGCGAGTGCGCCGGCGGTGTAGCCACCGAACGAGAACCCGGCCGCACCCACCGGCCCCAGGGGCCCCCGGGCGGCCAGCGCGTCGAGTGCGAAGGTGACGTCCCGGGCGCGTTCCCAGCCGAGGAGGAAGCCCTCGGGCTCGTATCCGTCGACGAAGTTGTTGCCGTGGTGGTCGAGCGCGATCACACGGAATCCCGCGCCTACCAGCGGGCGTACCAGCCAGTTCATCGCACTGCCGGAACCACCTGTTCCGTGCGACACCACGACCAGCGGCCCCGCGTCGGTGACCCTGCGGACCGGCTCCCACGCGTAGAGCCGTACCGGGCGGGGTGCGGAGTCGTCGCGCAGATCGCGGCGGGAGTCGTCGTACAGGACGGATATGCGCGGCTCGGCCGGCTGCGGGGTCGTCATGCGCGGCAGCGTAGTCACCACCCGGCCGGCCTCCACGGGGGCGCGCCCCCGCCCGGCGGCGGATCGCCGCTCACGTCCGGGCGGCCACGGCATCGACCCCGGCGGCCCGCAGTCCGCGGGCCAGGCGCTCCATCTCGGGCATCGTGCCCACGTACCGGCCCGCGACGACCTCGTGGAACACGGACGTGACGTCGGCCAGTGCGAGGCCGAGTACGGTCCTCAGCACGCGCATGGCCACGGCCTCGCTCGCCGCCGGATCCACTGTCAGCCGCGCCGCACCGTGCTCGGCCAGCAGGCGGTCCCGCAGTTCCGCGGGCAGGTCACCGCCGCGATCGGCGAGCGCCAACCCGCAGGACGGGCAGCTGATCTCCGTGTCCCAGGTCAGGGAGCCGCCCACGAGTGCCTGAACACCCGAGCACGTCGTCTCGGCGCCGCAGTCCTGGCACTCGGCCCGGTACGTGAGGCACTCGAAGACCATTCGTTCCACCGCAACCCCCCTGCGGGGAGGCTATCGGCTCGGGGACGAACGGTCAGGACTCGGGGACGGTCAGGACTCCGCTTCGGCCGCCAGGACCACCGTGCCCGACGCGTCGAAGGTGACTCCCACGACCGCGCCCTCGGCCGGGGTGTCGGCGAGCGCGCACTCGGCCTCCACGACCGGACCGTGCTCGGGGGTCAGCCGTACGGCGACCCGGTCGCCCCGGAACGTACGCGCTCCGGCCGTGCACCGCAGACCGTCCCGCGGAGCGCCGATCCGCACGCCCGCGGGCCGTACCAGCAGGTCGCAGTGGCCCTGCGGCGATCCCTCCGGTACGGGCACCTCGCCCCACGGGGTACGGGCGGCCGTGCCGGTCACGGTCGCCCCGACCACGTTGTCGAACCCGAGGAAGCGGGCGACGAAGGCGGAGGCGGGGCGCTGCCAGACCTCCAGCGGGGTGCCGGCCTGGGCGATCCGGCCGTCCCGCATCACCACGACCCGGTCGGCGAGCGCGAAGGCCTCGCCCTGGTCGTGGGTGACGGCGAGCACCGTCGTGCCCAGGTCCGTGAAGAGCGAACGGAGTTCGACGACGAGGCGCTCGCGCAGCCCCCGGTCGAGCTGGCCGAGCGGTTCGTCCAGCATCAGTAGTCGGGGGCTGGGCGCGAGGGCGCGGGCGAGCGCCACCCGCTGCTGCTCACCGCCGGACAGTCCCGCGACGGCCCGGGGGCCGGCCCCGGAGAGGCCCACCAGATCGAGGAGTTCGGCGACCCTCGCCCGCTGGGCGCTCCGGTCCACCCCGCGCATCCGCAGCCCGAACGCGACGTTGGCGGCCACGTCCCGGTGCGGGAAGAGCTGGTGGTCCTGGAACATCAGCCCGAGGCCCCGCCGGTGGACCGGGACGCCCGCCTGGTCGGCGCCGCCGAGGAACACCCGGCCGCCGTCGAGCGGCTGGAGCCCGGCGACGACGCGCAGCAGGGTGGACTTCCCGCTGCCGCTCGGGCCGAGCACGCAGACGATCTCGTGGTCGGTGACCGAGAGGTCCACCGCGTCCAGCACCGCTCGTCCGCCGAAACGGACCGTCGCCGTCTCCAGCTCCAGCATGGTCAGAACTCCCCGGATCGGTCGGTACGGATGCGTTCGAGGAGCAGCAGGGAGACGGCGCACACCAGCATCAGGATCGTGCTGAGGGCCATCGCCTGGCCGTAGTTGAGATCCCCGGAACGGCCCAGCAGCCGCGCGACGGCGACCGGCAGGGTCGGGCGGTCGGGACGGGCGATGAAGACGGTGGCGCCGAACTCACCGAGCGAGACGGCGAAGGCGAAACCGGCGGCGACCAGCAGCGCCCGGCGCACCAGCGGAAGGTCGACCTCCCGCCAGGCCCGCAGCGGCGAAGCACCGAGGACCGCCGCCGCCTCCCGCAGCCGGGCGTCCACCGCCCGCAGGACCGGAAGCATGGTCCGTACGACGAAGGGGACGCCCACCAGCGCCTGGGCGAGCGGCACCAGGATCCACGAGGTGCGCAGGTCGAGCGGCGGTTCGTCCAGCGTGATCAGGAAGCCGAAGCCCACGGTCACCGCGGAGACGCCGAGCGGCAGCATGAGCAGCGCGTCGAAGCCCCTCACCAGCCGCCCCGCCCTGCGGGTGAGCGCGGCGGCGGCGAGTCCCCCGACGACGAGCGAGATGCCGGTGGCGGCGAGGGCGTACTGGAGAGAGTTCCCGATCGCCTCCAACGGGGCGACCAGGAAGGTGGAACCGCTCGCCTCGGCGGAACCCAGGGCCCGGTAGTAGGCGAATCCGTGGCCGCCCGGCTGGTCGAACGACCGCTCCACCAGCACACCGAGCGGCAGCAGGATCAGCAGCAGCACGGTCAGCAGGAGGCCGCCGAGGAGCGCCCACTGTCCGGCGCCGCGCGGGCGGTGGGAGGTCTGCGAGGGGTCGACGAGGCGCAGCGCGGTTTCCCGGCGGCGTACCGTACGCGCGTGCACGGCCAGGATGGCGCCGACTGCGACGAACTGGACGAGGGTCAGCACGGCGGCCGTGGGCAGGTCGAGCAGTTGCGCGGTCTGCCGGTAGATCTCCACTTCCAGCGTGGAGTAGGC
The DNA window shown above is from Streptomyces sp. NBC_00247 and carries:
- a CDS encoding alpha/beta hydrolase family protein, producing the protein MTTPQPAEPRISVLYDDSRRDLRDDSAPRPVRLYAWEPVRRVTDAGPLVVVSHGTGGSGSAMNWLVRPLVGAGFRVIALDHHGNNFVDGYEPEGFLLGWERARDVTFALDALAARGPLGPVGAAGFSFGGYTAGALAGARVDRDLVAAMLDGKVPEPLIPEFPALIAALRKKRSAEELAAAVQDSGANVSDPRVRAVFQVAPGLGSLVTPQSLAAIRIPVEIHWGGADTITPYAEDTAPYLAHVPGITGVCAGPGVRHEDFFEHVEGDEDARKRTGAGAAAFFLRHLTGPTLGGPDS
- a CDS encoding ABC transporter ATP-binding protein, whose protein sequence is MLELETATVRFGGRAVLDAVDLSVTDHEIVCVLGPSGSGKSTLLRVVAGLQPLDGGRVFLGGADQAGVPVHRRGLGLMFQDHQLFPHRDVAANVAFGLRMRGVDRSAQRARVAELLDLVGLSGAGPRAVAGLSGGEQQRVALARALAPSPRLLMLDEPLGQLDRGLRERLVVELRSLFTDLGTTVLAVTHDQGEAFALADRVVVMRDGRIAQAGTPLEVWQRPASAFVARFLGFDNVVGATVTGTAARTPWGEVPVPEGSPQGHCDLLVRPAGVRIGAPRDGLRCTAGARTFRGDRVAVRLTPEHGPVVEAECALADTPAEGAVVGVTFDASGTVVLAAEAES
- a CDS encoding ABC transporter permease; this encodes MAVPVAFFALFFAYPVAAIVARGLKTEDGWQFARFGEVLGRADLLDVLWFTTWQAFASTALTLLIALPGAYVFARLEFPGKQMLRAIVTVPFVLPTVVVGTAFLALLGRGGLLDELWGVRLDTTVWAILLAHVFFNYAVVVRTVGGLWSQLDPRQEEAARVLGAGRFAAWRRVTLPALAPAVGAAALMVFLFTFTSFGVVQILGGPAYSTLEVEIYRQTAQLLDLPTAAVLTLVQFVAVGAILAVHARTVRRRETALRLVDPSQTSHRPRGAGQWALLGGLLLTVLLLILLPLGVLVERSFDQPGGHGFAYYRALGSAEASGSTFLVAPLEAIGNSLQYALAATGISLVVGGLAAAALTRRAGRLVRGFDALLMLPLGVSAVTVGFGFLITLDEPPLDLRTSWILVPLAQALVGVPFVVRTMLPVLRAVDARLREAAAVLGASPLRAWREVDLPLVRRALLVAAGFAFAVSLGEFGATVFIARPDRPTLPVAVARLLGRSGDLNYGQAMALSTILMLVCAVSLLLLERIRTDRSGEF